Proteins encoded in a region of the Calditrichota bacterium genome:
- a CDS encoding transcriptional regulator: MPRQTNEPLDPMIHSPVRLAILSILISVESADFTYLKETIHVTDGNLSTHLSKLEGAGLISVEKSFRGKKPHTTFSITPEGRARFEKYVKALEKMIYPANK, encoded by the coding sequence ATGCCTCGACAAACAAATGAACCCCTGGATCCGATGATTCACTCTCCGGTGCGATTGGCCATTTTATCGATTTTAATTTCCGTTGAGAGCGCGGATTTTACATATTTGAAAGAAACAATCCATGTAACGGACGGCAATTTAAGCACGCATCTTTCCAAACTGGAGGGAGCCGGACTCATTTCTGTGGAGAAATCATTTCGGGGCAAAAAGCCGCACACCACATTTTCAATTACACCGGAGGGAAGAGCGCGTTTCGAAAAATATGTCAAAGCTCTTGAAAAAATGATTTATCCTGCGAACAAATAA